A genomic region of Miscanthus floridulus cultivar M001 chromosome 3, ASM1932011v1, whole genome shotgun sequence contains the following coding sequences:
- the LOC136545225 gene encoding uncharacterized protein, whose protein sequence is MPDDEEQAVAGAGAPCGACRTLRRRCVPGCVFAPYFTADDFAAVHGVFGASNVSKMLERIEPPEQRRVAAATLVEEAKARQRDPTFGRVSYIRILQEVNDKAREQVDAAREEIAREFGALAAAEPVDVAAAAPAVRVEARAQVEAALKHAREQDARLLGLAGATGEQQQQQHLVPQHAENEHAIGHGHPVDISQEMLQLQELLDMAEHARNQKIMKNDVMTEMGQWDAAVGVAREQDVLTMTQQIPNAAWQHQDPAPHYAGFRDGPQEMAQQMEEASTAELAKTTGNMLQQFAWAQQYHDPAAVHHTSPWHHQMAGAHQPAAASASQVASEQDMLLLLQQHQVAAAELLSAGGARQFDNLAAQYDDTELTLGYGHPDMHQQVVAAAGQVAGVQDMNSRHAAAAVLAEQEMMQLAAGAQQQQHAQIGLDIALGNGHPDGETQAMLQELAAIVELADERAMIRKQWEQEVRTMMTQQDPDAAWLQEMLVQIEKASTPDLDKRLEIMSRQAEARHAQKEFGITLGNGHPDGSTQGILQSQELSAMAEMERKLEMLMRQVVAAGRAREQELITQQAAAAQQQHPVAQYSGTELDISLGQGHGHPYWHQPTVQQMLQEEELRTVQQMLQEQQLADAVGFGRHQPDTTSVQQAAAYANGEHGGGAGATMAFLSPGSAKDAPFLADQQPQPNGHQMGSSLLPLLPALGQRHAQVSSNQQRTDGGGQGLNSDLAAYLHYESLSRHGTAGFSRGSEGAERR, encoded by the exons ATGCCGGACGACGAGGAGCAGGCggtggcgggggcgggggcgccgTGCGGGGCGTGCAGGACGCTGCGTCGCAGGTGCGTGCCGGGCTGCGTCTTCGCGCCCTACTTCACGGCGGACGACTTCGCAGCCGTGCACGGCGTCTTCGGCGCCAGCAACGTGTCCAAGATGCTGGAGCGCATCGAGCCCCCCGAGCAGCGGCGGGTGGCCGCGGCGACGCTCGTCGAGGAGGCCAAGGCGCGGCAGCGGGACCCCACCTTCGGCCGCGTCTCCTACATCCGCATCCTCCAGGAGGTGAACGACAAGGCCAGGGAGCAGGTGGACGCGGCgcgggaggagatcgccagggaGTTCGGCGCCCTGGCCGCGGCCGAGCCGGTCGACGTCGCGGCCGCGGCGCCCGCGGTCAGGGTGGAGGCGCGGGCGCAGGTCGAAGCCGCGCTCAAGCACGCCAGGGAGCAGGACGCCAGGCTGCTCGGC CTCGCCGGCGCCacgggcgagcagcagcagcagcagcaccttgTGCCGCAACACGCCGAGAACGAGCACGCCATCGGGCACGGCCACCCGGTTGACATATCCCAGGAGATGCTGCAGCTGCAGGAGTTGTTGGACATGGCAGAGCACGCCAGAAACCAGAAGATAATGAAGAATGACGTGATGACGGAGATGGGGCAGTGGGACGCGGCGGTGGGGGTCGCGAGGGAGCAGGACGTGCTGACGATGACGCAGCAGATCCCGAATGCTGCGTGGCAGCACCAAGACCCCGCCCCGCACTATGCCGGGTTTCGTGACGGGCCCCAGGAGATGGCGCAGCAGATGGAGGAAGCCTCCACGGCGGAGCTTGCCAAGACGACGGGCAACATGTTGCAGCAATTCGCCTGGGCGCAGCAGTACCACGACCCCGCGGCGGTGCACCACACGTCGCCGTGGCACCATCAGATGGCTGGGGCGCACCAGCCGGCTGCCGCGTCCGCGTCGCAGGTGGCGAGCGAGCAGgacatgctgctgctgctccagCAGCATCAGGTCGCGGCGGCGGAGTTGCTGTCCGCCGGAGGCGCTCGTCAGTTCGACAACCTCGCCGCGCAATACGATGACACGGAGCTCACGCTGGGGTACGGCCACCCGGACATGCACCAGCAGGTGGTGGCCGCCGCGGGGCAGGTTGCCGGAGTGCAGGACATGAACTCGCGGCACGCTGCCGCGGCGGTGCTCGCGGAGCAAGAGATGATGCAGCTGGCCGCGggcgcgcagcagcagcagcacgctcaGATTGGGCTCGACATCGCCCTTGGAAACGGCCACCCGGACGGCGAAACCCAGGCGATGCTGCAGGAGTTGGCCGCCATAGTAGAGCTCGCGGACGAGCGGGCAATGATCAGGAAGCAGTGGGAGCAGGAAGTGAGGACGATGATGACGCAGCAGGACCCGGACGCTGCGTGGCTCCAGGAGATGCTGGTGCAGATTGAGAAAGCGTCTACGCCAGACCTTGATAAGAGGCTGGAGATCATGTCGCGGCAAGCCGAGGCTCGGCACGCCCAGAAAGAGTTCGGCATCACCCTTGGGAACGGCCACCCGGACGGGTCAACACAGGGGATCCTGCAGTCGCAGGAGTTGTCCGCCATGGCAGAGATGGAAAGAAAGCTGGAAATGCTAATGAGGCAGGTCGTCGCGGCGGGGCGCGCTAGAGAGCAGGAACTGATCACGCAGCAGGCCGCCGCAGCGCAGCAGCAGCACCCCGTGGCGCAGTACTCCGGGACAGAGCTCGACATCTCGCTGGGGCAAGGCCACGGCCACCCGTACTGGCACCAGCCGACGGTGCAACAGATGCTGCAGGAGGAGGAGCTGCGGACGGTGCAACAGATGTTGCAGGAGCAGCAGCTGGCCGACGCGGTTGGATTCGGCAGGCACCAGCCCGACACGACTTCGGTGCAGCAGGCCGCGGCCTACGCGAACGGTGAGCAcgggggcggcgccggcgccacAATGGCGTTCCTGTCGCCGGGGTCTGCCAAGGACGCGCCATTCCTCGCCGACCAGCAACCACAGCCAAATGGGCACCAAATGGGTTCATCTCTGTTGCCGCTGCTGCCGGCGTTGGGCCAGCGGCATGCCCAAGTGTCGTCGAACCAGCAAAGAACGGATGGCGGTGGCCAGGGCCTGAACTCAGATTTGGCGGCATACTTGCACTATGAATCCTTGTCCAG GCATGGAACGGCAGGCTTCAGCAGGGGTAGCGAGGGTGCGGAGAGGAGATGA